The following are from one region of the Halorussus rarus genome:
- a CDS encoding RAD55 family ATPase, with translation MYGLGEVCPGVEVEPGTNLLVTGPPMTGKRPLSLEILAHGSRRGDGSIVVTTKDGGGDVLERLRGRVGDGDSGPVGIVDCVSKQQGVAPADTDEITYVSSPEDMTGIGIQLSELLRTFYEDAGVERNRILLHSLSTLLMYSNLQTVFRFLHVFTGRVQSADALGVFVIDETAHDRQTMSTLKQLFDGQIQVRGADGGGSELRVRGVGADSDWRPFSPD, from the coding sequence ATGTACGGACTGGGTGAGGTCTGTCCGGGGGTCGAGGTCGAGCCGGGGACGAACCTCCTGGTGACCGGGCCGCCGATGACGGGCAAACGACCGCTCTCGCTGGAGATTCTCGCGCACGGGAGTCGTCGCGGCGACGGCTCCATCGTCGTCACGACCAAGGACGGCGGCGGGGACGTCCTCGAGCGCCTGCGAGGGCGGGTCGGCGACGGCGACTCCGGTCCGGTCGGCATCGTGGACTGCGTCTCCAAGCAGCAGGGGGTGGCTCCCGCGGACACCGACGAGATAACCTACGTCTCCTCGCCGGAGGACATGACCGGCATCGGTATCCAGCTCTCGGAGCTCCTCAGGACGTTCTACGAGGACGCCGGCGTCGAGCGCAACCGCATCCTGCTCCACTCGCTGTCGACGCTGCTGATGTACTCGAACCTCCAGACCGTCTTCCGGTTCCTCCACGTTTTCACCGGCCGGGTCCAGAGCGCCGACGCGCTGGGCGTGTTCGTCATCGACGAGACGGCCCACGACCGCCAGACGATGAGCACCCTCAAGCAGCTGTTCGACGGCCAGATCCAGGTCCGGGGCGCCGACGGCGGCGGGTCGGAGCTCCGGGTCCGCGGCGTCGGCGCGGACTCCGACTGGCGGCCATTCTCGCCGGACTGA
- a CDS encoding OFA family MFS transporter, with product MTASSQSDIDYAARARDVLGFSRWWQVAAAAVMMGLISPYQYVWSSIESPIARSLELDPTALGFVFTLFVIFQAGSQFPVGWYRDRHGPRGLTLLAGVLAGGGYLGLAYATELWQLYALYSIGAVGVGIVYTVAVNTALKWFPDRRGLTTGLGTMAFAGGSALFVPYVRANASVGGYPDVLRNMGLLIGVGVLVGALVLRDPPTGWAEALDGRADEEVAEADAATDDSDATAEGQYTSREMLRTWQFWLMYAMFVCVSGAGLMLTAKVVSFAQNVGLTALTATAGATVLPIAGGVGRLVVGDLSDRVDRERAMAVSFTLCGLGLFAVVWSGVVNTSLGFLAAVVLATFFWSPQYTLFPSVVGDYYGQRHSSANYALLYSGKMWGGVFGGGVAGWLVTRTSWPTAFALGGGLAVLAGLAALVLREPAA from the coding sequence ATGACAGCGTCGTCGCAGTCCGACATCGACTACGCCGCCCGTGCGCGGGACGTGCTGGGGTTCTCGCGGTGGTGGCAGGTCGCGGCCGCCGCGGTGATGATGGGACTCATCAGCCCGTACCAGTACGTCTGGTCGTCCATCGAGTCGCCCATCGCCCGGTCGCTCGAACTCGACCCGACCGCGCTCGGGTTCGTGTTCACGCTGTTCGTCATCTTCCAGGCGGGGTCGCAGTTCCCGGTCGGGTGGTACCGCGACCGCCACGGGCCGCGGGGGCTGACCCTGCTGGCGGGCGTGCTGGCGGGGGGCGGCTACCTCGGACTCGCCTACGCGACCGAGCTCTGGCAGCTCTACGCCCTCTACTCGATCGGCGCGGTCGGCGTCGGCATCGTCTACACCGTCGCTGTCAACACCGCGCTCAAGTGGTTTCCCGACCGCCGAGGGCTGACCACCGGGCTCGGGACCATGGCGTTCGCCGGCGGTAGCGCGCTGTTCGTCCCGTACGTCCGGGCGAACGCGAGCGTCGGCGGCTACCCCGACGTCCTCCGAAACATGGGGCTGCTCATCGGGGTCGGGGTCCTCGTCGGCGCGCTGGTGCTTCGGGACCCGCCGACCGGGTGGGCCGAAGCGCTTGACGGTCGGGCCGACGAGGAGGTCGCAGAAGCCGACGCGGCGACGGATGACAGTGACGCCACCGCCGAGGGACAGTACACCTCCCGCGAGATGCTCCGGACGTGGCAGTTCTGGCTGATGTACGCCATGTTCGTCTGCGTCTCCGGGGCGGGGCTCATGCTGACCGCGAAGGTGGTGTCGTTCGCCCAGAACGTCGGGCTGACCGCGCTGACCGCCACCGCCGGCGCGACGGTGCTCCCGATCGCGGGCGGGGTCGGCCGACTCGTCGTCGGCGACCTCTCCGACCGGGTGGACCGCGAGCGGGCGATGGCCGTCTCGTTCACCCTCTGCGGCCTCGGCCTGTTCGCGGTGGTCTGGTCGGGCGTGGTCAACACCTCGCTGGGTTTCCTGGCGGCCGTGGTGCTGGCCACGTTCTTCTGGAGCCCCCAGTACACCCTCTTCCCGAGCGTGGTCGGGGACTACTACGGCCAGCGCCACTCCTCGGCCAACTACGCGCTGCTGTACTCCGGCAAGATGTGGGGCGGCGTCTTCGGCGGCGGGGTCGCGGGCTGGCTCGTGACCCGGACGAGCTGGCCGACCGCCTTCGCCCTCGGCGGCGGGCTCGCGGTACTCGCGGGTCTCGCGGCGCTGGTCCTCCGGGAGCCGGCCGCGTAG
- a CDS encoding DUF7344 domain-containing protein — protein MFDTLSDVQRRRILVAISDHNPRTEDEFVPDNIAPAEADDADRDRLKAELQHVHLPKLAEQGFIKWDAEARTIRRGPKFDEIAPLLRLMDDHRDDSSEGEL, from the coding sequence ATGTTCGACACGCTGAGTGACGTTCAGCGCCGTCGCATCCTGGTGGCGATCTCCGACCACAACCCACGCACCGAGGACGAGTTCGTACCCGACAATATCGCGCCAGCCGAGGCAGATGATGCCGACCGCGACCGATTGAAAGCGGAGCTACAACACGTTCACTTGCCCAAATTGGCCGAGCAAGGCTTTATCAAGTGGGACGCGGAGGCACGGACGATACGACGTGGGCCGAAGTTCGACGAGATAGCGCCACTCCTCCGACTGATGGACGACCACCGCGACGATTCATCAGAGGGCGAACTCTAG
- a CDS encoding MATE family efflux transporter gives MTDASADRADRFTQGSIVRPLLALAGPLTATQLLQVAYNLTDTFWVGQLGADAVSALSFSWPLIFLLISIGAGMTNAGTILISQNVGAGNDDRLGHVAGQTIAFVGSLSVGMAALGAVFAPHLLQAIGAPAETTVHNLAVTYTRVIVLGMPFTFGFYVFMALLRGWGDTKTPMYLMALSVGLNIVLDPFFVLGFTGNPLFSWVGLGGLQQSLFTATGFTGFGVTGAAVATVLSRAVAAVVGLWLLFGGRVGLQLGRRDLLLESETVAKIVRIGGPGAIDQSTQSVAAIVVTALIATVGTDAVAAYGIGNRFVSLVWLPTVAMGMSVETIVGQNLGSGHRERARRTVYVAIVILATASLVASVVTVWFARSIIGMFIAGPEVDPIISHGATFLRIVAPTWAIMVSYHMMNGAFYGSGSSRIAMGIGVTTLWGVRALTAVLLVLVFSLGATGAWYAIALSNVTAAITGAVFFFRGRWQQDVLGDDSMEETTHGVDTKATD, from the coding sequence GTGACGGACGCCTCCGCTGACCGGGCGGATCGATTCACCCAGGGTTCGATTGTTCGGCCACTACTCGCGCTTGCCGGGCCTCTCACTGCGACGCAGTTGCTTCAAGTGGCGTACAACCTCACCGATACGTTCTGGGTCGGTCAACTTGGTGCCGATGCAGTGAGTGCGCTCTCCTTTTCCTGGCCACTCATCTTCCTGCTGATAAGCATCGGTGCGGGAATGACCAATGCCGGAACGATCCTCATCTCGCAGAATGTCGGTGCGGGCAACGACGACCGACTCGGTCACGTCGCCGGTCAGACGATAGCGTTCGTCGGCTCGCTCTCGGTCGGCATGGCGGCGCTCGGGGCGGTGTTCGCTCCGCATTTACTCCAGGCGATCGGTGCTCCCGCGGAGACGACGGTTCATAATCTTGCCGTCACGTATACACGAGTTATCGTCCTTGGGATGCCCTTTACCTTCGGGTTTTACGTCTTCATGGCGCTGCTTCGTGGCTGGGGCGATACAAAGACGCCGATGTACCTGATGGCACTCAGCGTCGGCCTCAACATCGTCCTCGATCCGTTTTTCGTCCTCGGATTCACCGGAAATCCGCTGTTTAGTTGGGTGGGCCTCGGCGGTCTCCAGCAGTCGCTGTTCACCGCCACTGGCTTCACCGGATTCGGGGTGACGGGTGCGGCGGTGGCGACGGTCCTTTCGCGGGCCGTAGCAGCAGTCGTCGGCCTATGGCTGCTGTTCGGTGGACGCGTCGGCCTGCAACTCGGACGGCGAGACCTCTTGTTGGAATCAGAGACCGTCGCAAAGATCGTCCGAATCGGGGGCCCCGGAGCCATCGACCAGAGTACCCAATCCGTCGCGGCCATCGTCGTGACGGCGCTGATCGCCACCGTCGGTACTGACGCCGTCGCCGCATACGGTATCGGCAACCGATTCGTCTCGCTCGTTTGGCTTCCCACTGTGGCGATGGGAATGTCTGTCGAGACAATCGTGGGACAGAATCTCGGTAGCGGTCACCGGGAGCGAGCACGCCGCACGGTGTACGTCGCTATTGTAATTCTCGCAACGGCCTCCCTCGTCGCCAGCGTCGTCACTGTCTGGTTCGCCCGGTCTATCATCGGGATGTTTATCGCTGGCCCGGAGGTCGACCCGATAATCAGCCACGGTGCAACCTTCCTCCGTATCGTCGCACCGACGTGGGCCATCATGGTCTCGTACCACATGATGAACGGGGCCTTCTACGGGTCCGGGTCGTCCCGGATTGCGATGGGTATCGGAGTAACGACGCTGTGGGGAGTCCGTGCCCTTACTGCCGTCTTGCTCGTACTCGTGTTCAGTCTCGGTGCGACCGGTGCGTGGTACGCCATCGCGCTCTCCAACGTCACCGCAGCCATCACAGGGGCGGTCTTCTTCTTCCGTGGCCGGTGGCAGCAGGATGTCCTCGGAGACGATTCGATGGAGGAAACGACTCACGGCGTAGACACGAAAGCAACTGACTGA
- a CDS encoding type II/IV secretion system ATPase subunit, protein MSESPLSEWTDDVRIRVREFERTLRRTAEVLRGSSISTDEYDPAEHGPLVTFSGLDGYEEVDRYWVDAPFAFVSINYDDAENEHRYHVVEPELDDLETDLLDRLLTDIRNSLIHRRDARANTDDDATAEAVLKEELRELLSTYGVEVDAASFYRLFYYLFRTFRGFGRLDPLLADPHIEDVSCDGYDVPLFVYHDEYTDIETNVVYDETELDNLVVRLAQQSGRHVSIGDPVVETTLPDGSRAELALGEEVTPRGSAFTIRKYADEPFTPVDLVEYGTFSLDQMAYLWLAIENNKSLIFAGGTASGKTTSMNAISMFIPPRSKVLTIEDTRELALYHDNWLSSVTRERRGEGADITMYDLLRSALRHRPEYIVVGEVRGEEAMTLFQAMNTGHTTYSTMHADSVQTVINRLENDPINVPRAMIQSLDVLSVQTLTYVGDERVRRNRVVAEIEGIDQRTGDLDYSTAFSWRPDEDTFRQSDSSVLDEIQDERGWSRGELLRELRDRARVLQYLRERGVSDYRRFTAMVNEYYAQPDRVLATLDLDEEVSTGFE, encoded by the coding sequence ATGTCCGAGTCACCCCTGTCCGAGTGGACCGACGACGTCCGAATCCGCGTCCGGGAGTTCGAGCGCACGCTCCGGCGGACCGCGGAGGTGCTCCGGGGGTCGTCGATCTCGACCGACGAGTACGACCCCGCCGAGCACGGACCGCTGGTCACGTTCTCCGGCCTCGACGGCTACGAGGAGGTCGACCGCTACTGGGTCGACGCGCCGTTCGCCTTCGTCTCCATCAACTACGACGACGCCGAGAACGAGCACCGGTACCACGTCGTCGAGCCCGAACTCGACGACCTCGAGACAGACCTGCTCGACCGGTTGCTCACCGACATCCGGAACTCGCTCATCCACCGGCGCGACGCCCGCGCGAACACCGACGACGACGCCACTGCCGAGGCCGTGCTGAAAGAGGAACTGCGAGAGCTCCTCTCGACGTACGGCGTGGAGGTCGACGCGGCGTCGTTCTACCGGCTGTTCTACTACCTCTTCCGGACGTTCCGCGGGTTCGGCCGGCTCGACCCGCTGCTGGCCGACCCCCACATCGAGGACGTCTCCTGCGACGGCTACGACGTCCCGCTGTTCGTCTACCACGACGAGTACACCGACATCGAGACCAACGTCGTCTACGACGAGACCGAACTCGACAACCTCGTGGTCCGGCTCGCCCAGCAGTCGGGCCGCCACGTCAGCATCGGCGACCCCGTCGTCGAGACCACCCTGCCGGACGGCTCCCGGGCCGAACTCGCGCTGGGCGAGGAGGTCACCCCGAGGGGGTCGGCGTTCACCATCCGGAAGTACGCCGACGAGCCGTTCACGCCCGTGGACCTCGTCGAGTACGGCACCTTCAGTCTCGACCAGATGGCCTACCTCTGGCTGGCCATCGAGAACAACAAGTCGCTCATCTTCGCTGGCGGGACCGCCTCCGGCAAGACCACCTCGATGAACGCCATCTCGATGTTCATCCCGCCGCGCTCGAAGGTGCTGACCATCGAGGACACCCGCGAACTCGCGCTCTACCACGACAACTGGCTCTCGTCGGTCACCCGCGAGCGCCGGGGCGAGGGCGCCGACATCACGATGTACGACCTGCTGCGGTCGGCGCTGCGACACCGCCCGGAGTACATCGTGGTCGGCGAGGTCCGGGGCGAGGAGGCGATGACCCTGTTCCAGGCGATGAACACGGGCCACACCACCTACTCGACGATGCACGCCGACTCGGTCCAGACCGTCATCAACCGCCTGGAGAACGACCCCATCAACGTCCCGCGGGCGATGATACAGAGCCTCGACGTCCTCTCGGTCCAGACCCTGACGTACGTCGGCGACGAGCGCGTCCGCCGGAACCGCGTCGTCGCCGAAATCGAGGGCATCGACCAGCGGACCGGCGACCTCGACTACTCGACCGCGTTCTCGTGGCGCCCGGACGAGGACACCTTCCGACAGAGCGACAGCAGCGTCCTCGACGAGATACAGGACGAGCGGGGCTGGTCGCGGGGCGAGCTCCTCCGGGAGCTCCGGGACCGCGCCCGCGTTCTCCAGTACCTCCGCGAGCGCGGCGTCTCGGACTACCGGCGGTTCACCGCGATGGTAAACGAGTACTACGCCCAGCCGGACCGCGTGCTGGCCACCTTGGACCTCGACGAAGAGGTCTCGACCGGCTTCGAGTGA
- a CDS encoding type II secretion system F family protein → MLEFLPLALVAGLVAPFAVVPLSRRVDRAVAHLALTAFGGWVGGRGRHRARRRRLLQAVHVGETYRTYAAKTWLYAGVAGVAGSVLGVYLAAGALAVLRISPEAMRAALPTRLDFLASLLVLPDLSLGQLFALLLTSSATLGVAAGGLTYWLRWETLSYRANARERKIDESLPRTVAFVYALSRSGMAFPEILRTLARNRAVYGEAAEEFGVAVKAMDYAGLDVLTAIERTAERTPSEKFGEFADNLASVLQSGQSISGYLDDQYRRYQEDAEAQQESFLELLATLAEAYVSVFVVAPLLFITILVIMGLMALGDTLPLLQFLTYAAIPLANVGFVVYLDSITESLRATREARDVDLASAALAGVRRTDDDTAERTGVQKPDVDGEAVVATEAVRSDGGQVADEAVLNFERLRAFEDVRWIREALADPVATVRDDPTVVLYAAVPLGLLSVLVRAWPHLVAGTFSLRVADDFVVQAALVVVGAFAVVQELHRRRIAAIEAAVPDFLDRLASVNEAGMSVVESLGRIARSDLGALDEEVDRLWTDIEWGVDAEAALYRFEDRLDTPTITRVVSLIANAMAASGDVARVLRIAADDAQASRRLKRQRRQEMVTYVVIIYLSFAVFLVIVAALDAILIPNLPTDAATSTGSAVGGGPLANISSVDTDAYTLLFFHAALVQSVCSGLVAGQMGEGSVRNGAKHAAVMLAIAYGVFLVL, encoded by the coding sequence ATGTTGGAGTTCCTCCCTCTCGCGCTGGTGGCGGGCCTCGTCGCGCCGTTCGCAGTCGTTCCGCTCTCCCGGCGGGTCGACCGGGCGGTCGCCCACCTCGCGCTGACGGCGTTCGGCGGCTGGGTCGGGGGTCGCGGTCGCCATCGGGCCCGGCGTCGTCGACTGCTCCAGGCGGTCCACGTCGGCGAGACCTACCGGACCTACGCCGCGAAGACCTGGCTGTACGCCGGGGTCGCGGGGGTTGCCGGCAGCGTCCTCGGCGTCTACCTGGCCGCGGGCGCGCTGGCCGTCCTCCGGATCTCCCCCGAGGCGATGCGGGCGGCGCTACCGACCCGGCTCGACTTCCTGGCGAGCCTCCTGGTCCTCCCGGACCTGTCGCTCGGGCAGTTGTTCGCGCTCCTGTTGACCAGCAGCGCGACCCTCGGCGTGGCGGCCGGCGGCCTCACCTACTGGCTCCGGTGGGAGACGCTCTCGTACCGGGCCAACGCCCGCGAGCGCAAGATCGACGAGAGCCTGCCCCGGACCGTGGCGTTCGTCTACGCCCTCTCGCGGAGCGGGATGGCGTTCCCCGAGATCCTGCGGACGCTCGCCCGCAACCGGGCGGTGTACGGCGAGGCCGCCGAGGAGTTCGGCGTCGCGGTCAAAGCGATGGACTACGCCGGGCTGGACGTGCTGACGGCCATCGAGCGCACCGCCGAGCGGACCCCCAGCGAGAAGTTCGGCGAGTTCGCCGACAACCTCGCCAGCGTCCTCCAGAGCGGCCAGAGCATCTCGGGCTACCTCGACGACCAGTACCGGCGCTACCAGGAGGACGCCGAGGCCCAGCAGGAGTCGTTCCTCGAACTCCTCGCCACGCTCGCTGAGGCGTACGTCTCGGTGTTCGTGGTCGCGCCGCTGCTGTTCATCACCATCCTCGTCATCATGGGACTGATGGCACTGGGCGACACCCTGCCGCTGCTCCAGTTCCTGACGTACGCCGCGATTCCGCTGGCGAACGTCGGGTTCGTGGTCTACCTCGACAGCATCACCGAGTCGCTCCGGGCGACCCGCGAGGCCCGCGACGTCGACCTCGCGTCCGCGGCGCTCGCCGGCGTCCGGCGCACGGACGACGACACCGCCGAGCGGACGGGTGTCCAGAAACCGGACGTCGACGGCGAGGCCGTCGTCGCGACCGAAGCGGTGCGCAGCGACGGCGGCCAGGTCGCAGACGAGGCCGTGCTGAACTTCGAGCGCCTGCGGGCCTTCGAGGACGTGCGCTGGATCCGCGAGGCGCTTGCCGACCCGGTGGCGACGGTCCGGGACGACCCGACGGTCGTGCTGTACGCGGCGGTCCCGCTCGGCCTGCTCTCGGTCCTGGTCCGGGCGTGGCCTCACCTCGTCGCCGGGACGTTCTCGCTCCGCGTCGCCGACGACTTCGTGGTCCAGGCCGCGCTGGTCGTCGTCGGCGCGTTCGCCGTCGTACAGGAGCTCCACCGCCGGCGCATCGCGGCCATCGAGGCCGCCGTGCCCGACTTCCTCGACCGCCTCGCCAGCGTCAACGAGGCGGGGATGTCGGTGGTCGAGAGCCTCGGCCGGATCGCCCGGAGCGACCTCGGCGCGCTCGACGAGGAGGTCGACCGGCTCTGGACCGACATCGAGTGGGGCGTCGACGCCGAGGCCGCGCTCTACCGGTTCGAAGACCGCCTCGACACCCCGACCATCACCCGGGTCGTCTCGCTCATCGCCAACGCGATGGCCGCCAGCGGCGACGTCGCGCGGGTGCTCCGCATCGCGGCCGACGACGCCCAGGCGTCCCGGCGGCTCAAGCGCCAGCGCCGCCAGGAGATGGTGACCTACGTGGTCATCATCTACCTCTCGTTCGCGGTGTTTCTGGTCATCGTGGCCGCGCTCGACGCCATCCTGATTCCGAACCTGCCGACCGACGCGGCCACGTCGACCGGCAGCGCCGTCGGGGGCGGGCCGCTCGCGAACATCTCCAGCGTCGACACCGACGCCTACACCCTGCTGTTCTTCCACGCCGCGCTGGTCCAGTCGGTGTGCTCGGGGCTGGTCGCCGGTCAGATGGGCGAGGGGAGCGTCCGGAACGGCGCCAAGCACGCGGCGGTCATGCTCGCCATCGCGTACGGCGTGTTCCTGGTGCTCTGA
- a CDS encoding class I SAM-dependent methyltransferase, translating into MDEADCDFGGSPTDADRRAEVRATYDYIADHFAETREYAWPEVEEFVAALDDPETALDLGCGNGRHAELLAERADRVVGADVSRGLLDAARKRATDRAFDVDLVQADAARLPIRDASIDAAVYVATLHHLPTRAARVDSLDELARVLASGGRALVSAWSTAHDRFDRPASEAETGFDTAVDWTLPGGETVERFYHIYAPAEFRDDVAESALELVDFELSSGNCYGVARAPKQ; encoded by the coding sequence ATGGACGAGGCGGACTGCGACTTCGGCGGCTCTCCTACTGACGCCGACCGACGCGCCGAGGTCCGGGCGACCTACGACTACATCGCGGACCACTTCGCAGAGACCCGCGAGTACGCCTGGCCGGAGGTCGAGGAGTTCGTCGCGGCGCTTGACGACCCCGAGACCGCGCTGGACCTCGGCTGCGGCAACGGGCGTCACGCGGAACTCCTCGCCGAGCGCGCCGACCGCGTGGTCGGCGCGGACGTCAGCCGGGGGTTGCTCGACGCGGCTCGCAAGCGGGCCACCGACCGAGCGTTCGACGTTGACCTCGTCCAGGCCGACGCCGCCCGCCTCCCGATCCGGGACGCGAGTATCGACGCGGCGGTGTACGTCGCGACGCTCCACCACCTGCCGACCCGCGCCGCCCGGGTCGACAGTCTGGACGAGCTCGCGCGCGTCCTCGCGTCGGGCGGGCGCGCGCTCGTGAGCGCGTGGAGCACGGCCCACGACCGGTTCGACCGACCGGCGAGCGAGGCCGAGACTGGGTTCGACACCGCCGTCGACTGGACCCTGCCCGGCGGTGAGACGGTCGAGCGGTTCTACCACATCTACGCGCCCGCCGAGTTCCGGGACGACGTGGCCGAGAGCGCCCTGGAGCTGGTCGATTTCGAGCTCTCGAGCGGGAACTGCTACGGCGTCGCTCGCGCGCCGAAACAGTAA
- a CDS encoding iron transporter, with protein sequence MPDNPAKQTSEEVDQKQLDLAQQAGDAYQEALDYMANEVAHTGGKQEAGEYVVGFAQEEAEGMYVLQKEGQFEWVEPDDENCHLEVAVCDAEDGRLVPECTVLASLIDEGGERVGPTRLPLLWHPGLYHYGKNLAVPGEGAYDVEVHVEPPEFKRHDEQNGDRYGEPVTVTFEDVDIETGQD encoded by the coding sequence ATGCCCGACAATCCAGCCAAGCAGACGAGCGAGGAGGTAGACCAGAAGCAGCTCGATCTCGCCCAGCAGGCGGGCGACGCCTACCAGGAGGCGCTCGACTACATGGCCAACGAGGTCGCTCACACCGGCGGAAAGCAGGAGGCGGGCGAGTACGTCGTCGGGTTCGCCCAGGAGGAGGCCGAGGGGATGTACGTCCTCCAGAAGGAGGGACAGTTCGAGTGGGTGGAACCCGACGACGAGAACTGCCACCTCGAAGTGGCGGTCTGCGACGCCGAGGACGGCCGACTCGTCCCGGAGTGCACCGTCCTCGCCTCGCTGATCGACGAGGGCGGCGAGCGGGTCGGCCCGACCCGACTCCCGCTGCTCTGGCACCCGGGGCTGTACCACTACGGCAAGAACCTCGCGGTGCCCGGCGAGGGGGCCTACGACGTCGAGGTGCACGTCGAACCGCCGGAGTTCAAGCGCCACGACGAGCAGAACGGCGACCGGTACGGCGAGCCGGTCACCGTCACGTTCGAGGACGTCGACATCGAGACGGGCCAGGACTGA